From Deinococcus aquaticus, one genomic window encodes:
- a CDS encoding D-alanine--D-alanine ligase family protein codes for MKKRILLLAGGQSGEHEVSLMSARSVLSALPRDQFDVTPVVISKQGRWLPPTETQRALESGEAATGGDLVLHRVASAEGYDAVFPLLHGPMGEDGTVQGLLTLAGIPFVGSGVLGSAVSMDKVMTKQVLESAGIPQVAWRLAVRREWQQDPQGVRDRAAELGFPLFVKPANLGSSVGISKVGTPDELDGALNLAFGLDRRVILEAMTSHKPREVEVGILGNDAPIASPVGELRFDADFYDYETKYTEGRATMHIPAPLPPEVAARVRTEALAAFRALDCAGLARVDFFYVEETGELLLNEVNTMPGFTTTSMYPKLFEAAGVGYSELVTRLVELALEER; via the coding sequence GTGAAGAAGCGCATTCTGCTGCTGGCCGGCGGCCAGTCCGGTGAACACGAGGTCAGCCTCATGAGTGCCCGTAGCGTCCTCAGCGCCCTGCCCAGGGACCAGTTCGACGTGACCCCCGTGGTGATCAGCAAACAGGGACGCTGGCTGCCCCCGACCGAAACGCAGCGTGCGCTCGAGAGTGGCGAGGCCGCGACCGGCGGGGACCTCGTGCTGCACCGCGTGGCGAGCGCCGAGGGGTACGACGCCGTGTTCCCGCTGCTGCACGGCCCGATGGGCGAGGACGGCACCGTGCAGGGCCTGCTGACCCTGGCGGGCATTCCGTTCGTGGGAAGCGGCGTGCTGGGGTCGGCGGTCAGCATGGACAAGGTCATGACCAAGCAGGTGCTGGAATCGGCCGGGATTCCGCAGGTGGCGTGGCGGCTGGCCGTGCGCCGCGAGTGGCAGCAGGACCCGCAGGGCGTGCGGGACCGCGCGGCCGAACTGGGCTTCCCGCTGTTCGTGAAACCCGCGAACCTGGGTTCCAGCGTGGGCATCAGCAAGGTGGGGACGCCGGACGAACTGGACGGCGCGCTGAATCTGGCGTTCGGTCTGGACCGCCGCGTGATCTTGGAAGCCATGACCAGCCACAAGCCCCGCGAGGTCGAGGTGGGCATCCTGGGGAACGACGCGCCCATCGCCAGTCCGGTGGGTGAACTGCGCTTCGACGCGGACTTCTACGATTACGAGACGAAGTACACCGAGGGCCGCGCGACCATGCACATTCCGGCCCCGCTGCCGCCCGAGGTGGCGGCGCGGGTGCGTACGGAGGCCCTGGCGGCGTTCCGGGCGCTGGACTGCGCGGGTCTGGCGCGCGTGGACTTCTTCTATGTCGAGGAGACCGGCGAGCTGCTGCTGAACGAGGTGAACACCATGCCGGGCTTCACGACGACCAGCATGTACCCCAAGCTGTTCGAGGCGGCGGGTGTCGGGTACAGCGAACTGG
- a CDS encoding ABC transporter substrate-binding protein, with amino-acid sequence MKKIAALSTLLILTSALAVSPKDTLVVQEASDIPTMDPGVTYDTASGAITENLYETLLTYSGASLTKLEPLLATKWTISNGGKTYTFDLRKNVKFHSGGAMTCADAEYSFERNLVTNSAESGNWFIAESLLGTGANANDDKTITWARIDKAVECNAAGQLVFNLPAVDPAFLAKLAYTGQSVVDSKYAAKLGEWSGKEADWKTWVGKDLTNSKLSQAPSGTGAYKFVRKDANAFLATAFDGYWGKKPAIKNIVIQKVPELAARQQAFLRGDADIIEGGGRAVDEEQIKGKAGVLWIDNLPNTVSTAFFMNENIKSTGLLGSGKLDGKGIPATFFKDSNVRRAFSYAFNYQQYITDVQNGKGKQRTMLLPDTFPGYDAKIGTYSYDAAKAKQYFQRAWGGQVWKNGFVMTANYRAGSVPAQTAMEILKKNVEALNPKFRVNIQAKPWSEMLADSKSGKEAMIVIGWAPDYADPDNFMYTFYSSNGYYFPRNNWKDAQVDKWLEQARNTVNTAERNRLYSLVGKKAYEQAPYILMPAGIAYTFVRDSLTGVSAANYNPMTSFSSTGTLWKDLGKK; translated from the coding sequence ATGAAGAAAATCGCTGCCCTCAGCACCCTGCTCATCCTCACCTCCGCGCTCGCCGTCTCCCCCAAGGACACCCTGGTCGTCCAGGAAGCCAGCGACATCCCCACCATGGACCCCGGCGTCACCTACGACACCGCGTCCGGCGCCATCACCGAGAACCTCTACGAGACCCTGCTGACCTACAGCGGCGCGAGCCTCACCAAGCTCGAGCCCCTGCTGGCCACCAAGTGGACCATCAGCAACGGCGGCAAGACCTACACCTTCGACCTGCGCAAGAACGTGAAGTTCCACAGCGGCGGCGCCATGACCTGCGCTGACGCCGAGTACTCCTTCGAGCGTAACCTCGTGACCAACAGCGCCGAGTCCGGCAACTGGTTCATCGCCGAGAGCCTGCTGGGCACCGGCGCCAACGCCAACGACGACAAGACCATCACCTGGGCCCGCATCGACAAGGCCGTCGAGTGCAACGCGGCCGGCCAGCTGGTCTTCAACCTGCCCGCCGTGGACCCCGCCTTCCTGGCGAAACTGGCCTACACCGGCCAGAGCGTCGTGGACAGCAAGTACGCCGCCAAGCTCGGCGAGTGGAGCGGCAAGGAAGCCGACTGGAAGACCTGGGTCGGCAAGGACCTGACCAACAGCAAGCTGAGCCAGGCGCCCAGCGGCACCGGCGCGTACAAGTTCGTCCGTAAGGACGCCAACGCCTTCCTGGCCACCGCCTTCGACGGCTACTGGGGCAAGAAACCCGCCATCAAGAACATCGTGATCCAGAAGGTTCCTGAACTGGCCGCCCGCCAGCAGGCCTTCCTGCGCGGCGACGCCGACATCATCGAAGGCGGCGGCCGCGCCGTGGACGAAGAGCAGATCAAGGGCAAGGCCGGCGTTCTGTGGATCGACAACCTGCCCAACACCGTGTCCACCGCGTTCTTCATGAACGAGAACATCAAGAGCACCGGCCTGCTGGGCAGCGGCAAACTGGACGGCAAGGGCATCCCCGCGACCTTCTTCAAGGACAGCAACGTCCGCCGCGCCTTCAGCTACGCCTTCAACTACCAGCAGTACATCACCGACGTGCAGAACGGCAAGGGCAAACAGCGCACCATGCTGCTGCCCGACACCTTCCCCGGCTACGACGCCAAGATCGGCACGTACAGCTACGACGCCGCCAAGGCCAAGCAGTACTTCCAGCGCGCCTGGGGCGGCCAGGTCTGGAAGAACGGCTTCGTCATGACCGCCAACTACCGCGCCGGCAGCGTGCCCGCGCAGACGGCCATGGAAATCCTGAAGAAGAACGTCGAAGCGCTGAACCCCAAGTTCCGCGTGAACATCCAGGCCAAGCCCTGGAGCGAGATGCTCGCCGACTCCAAGAGCGGCAAGGAAGCCATGATCGTCATCGGCTGGGCACCTGACTACGCCGACCCTGACAACTTCATGTACACCTTCTACTCCAGCAACGGGTACTACTTCCCCCGCAACAACTGGAAAGACGCCCAGGTCGACAAGTGGCTCGAGCAGGCCCGCAACACGGTCAACACCGCCGAGCGTAACCGCCTGTACAGCCTCGTGGGCAAGAAAGCCTACGAGCAGGCCCCGTACATCCTGATGCCCGCCGGCATCGCCTACACCTTCGTGCGCGACAGCCTGACCGGCGTCAGCGCCGCGAACTACAACCCCATGACCTCCTTCAGCAGCACCGGGACCCTCTGGAAGGACCTCGGCAAGAAGTAA
- a CDS encoding ABC transporter permease: MLNFIVRRVLQIPVVMLVLSLMIVGLTQLLTPEQRAAPYIKSEQAAARLEQIIEQRGLRDPFPVQYGRWLSSTLKGDLGYSKASSQDVITTIGERLPRTLELTIVTAIPILLLSIWLGTLSALHKDKLIDQVLRVLVVLGYSLPSFVVGILMLAVFYAYLGWLPGAGQVSVLNTFALGDLQRYTGLLSLDAALNGRWDIAWDVIQHLILPAATLVIVLSASIIKVMRNNMLEALTSDYVRTARAKGLSSRVVNNKHARRNALLSIVTLGGFLIIGLLSGSLITETIFAYPGVGQWVVQAAIGVDLAAVLGFAMLSAVIVVVVSTIVDILYGVIDPRVRFD, encoded by the coding sequence ATGCTTAATTTCATTGTGCGGCGAGTGCTCCAGATTCCCGTGGTGATGCTCGTCCTTTCCCTGATGATCGTCGGACTGACGCAACTGCTCACGCCTGAGCAGCGCGCCGCGCCGTACATCAAAAGCGAACAGGCGGCCGCCCGCCTGGAACAGATCATCGAACAACGCGGCCTGCGTGACCCCTTCCCGGTCCAGTACGGCCGCTGGCTGTCTTCCACCCTGAAAGGCGACCTGGGCTACTCGAAGGCCAGCAGTCAGGACGTGATCACCACCATCGGTGAGCGCCTGCCCCGCACCCTCGAGCTGACCATCGTGACGGCCATCCCGATCCTGCTGCTCAGCATCTGGCTGGGCACCCTGAGCGCCCTGCACAAGGACAAGTTGATCGATCAGGTCCTACGCGTGCTGGTGGTGCTGGGGTACTCCCTGCCCAGTTTCGTGGTGGGGATCCTGATGCTGGCGGTGTTCTACGCGTACCTGGGCTGGCTGCCGGGCGCCGGGCAGGTCAGCGTGCTGAACACCTTTGCGCTGGGCGACCTGCAACGCTACACCGGCCTGCTGAGCCTGGACGCCGCCCTGAACGGCCGCTGGGACATCGCCTGGGACGTCATTCAGCACCTGATCCTGCCCGCCGCGACCCTGGTGATCGTCCTGAGCGCCAGCATCATCAAGGTCATGCGCAACAACATGCTTGAGGCCCTGACCAGCGATTACGTGCGCACTGCGCGCGCCAAGGGCCTGTCGAGCCGCGTGGTGAACAACAAGCACGCCCGCCGCAACGCCCTGCTGAGCATCGTGACGCTGGGCGGCTTCCTGATCATCGGCCTGCTCAGCGGGTCCCTGATCACGGAAACGATCTTCGCGTACCCCGGCGTGGGCCAGTGGGTCGTGCAGGCCGCCATCGGCGTGGACCTCGCGGCCGTGCTGGGCTTCGCCATGCTGTCGGCCGTGATCGTGGTCGTCGTGAGCACCATCGTGGACATCCTGTACGGCGTGATCGACCCCCGCGTGAGGTTCGACTGA
- a CDS encoding ABC transporter permease, producing the protein MTTAPAKINQRSSWQLFWTSPAMRKMRRNPLAITGLIITLLFGLVALFAPLIAKPSGNCIRDLNITEASQVYNPLSAPFWQATLAPPKSCYLIERLSFQQQPSLPSAEAPFGTVNGYNIFYGLIWGTRTALKLSFIIVGITLVIGVIVGAISGYYGGWIDNLIQRFIDVLFSLPPLILTVVILTILRARLMGGGADYDPTVPMVVAFCVTGWAGYARLIRGEVLRTRQLEYVDAARSLGARDMRLILKHVVPNSVAAVFTTAVLDLATVPLSIAGLSFLGLGFEPGYSEWGQLVDFARAWLKPEYWYVLVYPAVFIVLFSLAFNLFGDGLRDALDPKSR; encoded by the coding sequence ATGACGACCGCCCCCGCCAAGATCAATCAGCGCAGCTCCTGGCAGCTGTTCTGGACCAGTCCCGCCATGCGCAAGATGCGCCGCAACCCCCTGGCCATCACCGGCCTGATCATCACCCTGCTGTTCGGGCTGGTGGCGCTGTTCGCGCCGCTGATCGCCAAGCCCAGCGGCAACTGCATCCGCGACCTGAACATCACCGAGGCCAGTCAGGTCTACAACCCCCTGAGTGCCCCGTTCTGGCAGGCGACGCTGGCCCCGCCCAAGAGCTGCTACCTGATCGAGCGCCTGAGCTTCCAGCAGCAGCCCAGCCTGCCGAGCGCCGAGGCGCCCTTTGGGACCGTGAACGGCTACAACATCTTCTACGGCCTGATCTGGGGCACCCGCACCGCCCTGAAACTGTCGTTCATCATCGTGGGCATCACCCTGGTGATCGGCGTGATCGTCGGCGCGATCAGCGGCTACTACGGCGGCTGGATCGACAACCTGATCCAGCGGTTCATTGACGTGCTGTTCTCGCTGCCGCCCCTGATCCTGACCGTGGTGATCCTGACGATCCTGCGCGCCCGCCTGATGGGCGGCGGGGCCGATTACGACCCAACGGTGCCGATGGTCGTGGCGTTCTGCGTGACCGGCTGGGCCGGCTACGCCCGCCTGATCCGCGGTGAGGTGCTGCGCACCCGCCAGCTGGAGTACGTGGACGCCGCCCGCAGCCTCGGCGCGCGCGACATGCGCCTGATCCTCAAGCACGTGGTGCCCAACAGCGTGGCTGCCGTGTTCACGACCGCCGTGCTGGACCTCGCGACCGTGCCCCTGAGTATCGCGGGCCTGTCGTTCCTGGGCCTGGGTTTCGAACCCGGTTACTCCGAGTGGGGTCAGCTGGTCGACTTTGCCCGCGCGTGGCTGAAACCCGAGTACTGGTACGTGCTGGTGTACCCGGCCGTGTTCATCGTGCTGTTCAGCCTTGCGTTCAACCTGTTCGGTGACGG